The following are encoded together in the Lactuca sativa cultivar Salinas chromosome 1, Lsat_Salinas_v11, whole genome shotgun sequence genome:
- the LOC111882131 gene encoding uncharacterized protein LOC111882131, producing MSTTVMSDVMIIPPTDSQTTEVEFATCDCCGLTEECTPAYIERIRERYDGKWICGLCGEAVKDEIMRSERLMISTEEAMFRHMNFCRMSSSSDPPPNPAVHLITAMRQILRRSLESPRSLRSAPSSPLRHTGSIRLSRSSSCITDLALESSSYTDLQEIGK from the coding sequence ATGTCTACTACAGTTATGAGCGATGTGATGATTATACCTCCGACGGATTCTCAAACGACGGAAGTAGAGTTTGCTACGTGTGATTGCTGCGGATTGACGGAGGAGTGTACGCCGGCGTATATAGAGAGGATCCGGGAGAGGTATGACGGTAAATGGATCTGCGGATTGTGTGGAGAGGCGGTGAAAGATGAAATAATGAGGAGTGAAAGGCTGATGATCAGCACCGAAGAGGCTATGTTTCGTCATATGAACTTTTGCAGGATGTCATCGTCGTCAGATCCGCCACCGAATCCGGCGGTTCATTTGATCACTGCTATGAGACAGATTCTCCGGCGCAGTTTGGAGTCGCCAAGATCATTAAGGTCTGCGCCAAGTAGTCCATTGAGGCACACCGGTAGCATCCGACTCAGTCGATCATCAAGTTGTATTACAGATCTTGCACTTGAATCTTCGTCGTATACAGACCTGCAAGAAATTGGGAAATGA